A genome region from Flavobacterium sp. includes the following:
- a CDS encoding TIGR02452 family protein has product MNKNYRVEIANKTLEIIKDGFYDYKGKNIDIKKELEESIKNTFTITPNDWDTFLKTPIENKFQTQIVTKNCSTIEAIVQEQNDKMCVLNFASAKNPGGGFLGGASAQEESLARSSNLYETQIKDKTMYDFNRNQSSFLYSDYMIYSPNVLFWNDDNGNYFEKPFVVDVITSAAPNKGAMLQHKRNEEIAEIEDTFKKRMDKVLAIAAKQKCDTLILGAWGCGVFRNETKDVAQLFKEIITEKYSGAFKKIVFAVFDNSEKKSNFKYFQDTFN; this is encoded by the coding sequence ATGAATAAAAATTATAGAGTAGAAATAGCAAATAAAACATTAGAAATCATAAAAGATGGTTTCTATGATTACAAAGGAAAAAATATTGATATAAAAAAAGAACTCGAAGAGTCTATAAAGAATACGTTTACAATTACACCAAACGATTGGGATACATTTTTGAAAACTCCAATTGAAAATAAGTTTCAAACTCAAATTGTTACAAAAAACTGTTCGACAATTGAAGCCATTGTTCAGGAGCAAAATGATAAAATGTGTGTTTTGAATTTCGCTTCTGCAAAAAATCCAGGCGGAGGATTCTTAGGAGGTGCTTCTGCTCAGGAAGAAAGTTTGGCGAGATCTTCCAATCTTTATGAAACACAGATCAAAGACAAAACAATGTATGATTTTAATAGAAATCAGTCTTCATTTTTATATTCAGATTACATGATTTACAGTCCAAATGTTTTGTTTTGGAATGATGACAATGGAAATTATTTTGAGAAACCATTTGTTGTAGACGTAATCACTTCAGCTGCACCAAATAAAGGTGCAATGCTGCAGCATAAAAGAAATGAAGAAATTGCCGAAATAGAAGATACTTTTAAAAAGAGAATGGATAAAGTATTAGCCATTGCAGCAAAGCAAAAATGTGACACCTTAATTTTAGGAGCCTGGGGCTGTGGTGTTTTTAGAAATGAAACTAAAGATGTAGCTCAATTATTTAAAGAAATTATTACAGAAAAATATTCAGGTGCTTTTAAGAAAATAGTTTTTGCAGTATTTGACAATTCTGAAAAAAAATCAAATTTTAAGTATTTCCAAGATACATTTAATTAG
- a CDS encoding NUDIX domain-containing protein, with product MENLQNIRIAVDAIVFGYKNNGLYVLLIEQQFGTSEKYWALPGGLVQNSESLSDAVIRELHEETNVKLTFMEQLYTFGDDIYRDSRNRVISVAYYALVDASNLDIKANTDAERVQWFKIDEIPPLAFDHNLILEKGIERLKSKLTYEPIGFDLLPEEFLFSDLENLYCTILEKEIDRRNFRKKILSYGILEETEKFSPIKTGRPAKLFKFNKLKYNELIEKGFHFEIKFA from the coding sequence ATGGAAAATTTACAAAATATTAGAATTGCTGTAGATGCGATTGTTTTTGGCTATAAAAACAATGGTTTATATGTTTTATTGATTGAACAGCAATTTGGCACTTCAGAAAAATATTGGGCTTTACCGGGCGGTTTAGTTCAAAATTCAGAATCTTTAAGCGATGCCGTTATTCGCGAGCTGCATGAAGAAACCAATGTTAAGCTTACTTTTATGGAGCAGCTGTACACCTTTGGAGATGATATTTACAGAGACTCCAGAAATCGTGTTATTTCGGTTGCTTATTATGCTTTAGTCGATGCATCTAATTTAGATATTAAAGCAAATACCGATGCTGAAAGAGTACAATGGTTTAAAATTGATGAAATTCCGCCTTTGGCATTTGATCATAATTTAATTTTAGAAAAAGGGATTGAAAGATTAAAATCAAAATTGACATACGAACCAATCGGCTTTGATTTACTTCCGGAAGAATTTCTTTTTTCAGATCTTGAAAACCTGTATTGTACGATTTTAGAAAAAGAAATTGACCGCAGAAACTTCAGAAAAAAAATACTCAGCTACGGAATTTTAGAAGAAACCGAAAAATTTTCACCAATCAAAACCGGCCGTCCAGCCAAACTTTTTAAGTTTAATAAATTGAAATACAATGAATTAATTGAAAAAGGTTTTCACTTCGAAATAAAGTTTGCGTAA
- a CDS encoding nicotinate phosphoribosyltransferase yields the protein MNPLLLTDGYKVDHRRQYPDGTTLVYSNWTPRKSRIEGLDEVVFFGLQYFIKKYIIHDFEEYFFKKSKEEVVAKYARRINNYLGENQVGTKHIEDLHDLGYIPMVFKALPEGASVPLRVPMFTMYNTIPEFFWLTNYFETLLSAVIWLPCNSATIAKEYRKVLDKYAGETSSVPEFVDWQAHDFSMRGMGGIEAALTSAAGHLLSFTGSDTIPAIDFLEEYYKANSDQELVAGSVAATEHSVMCMGTTEGEYETFKRLITEVYPKGIVSIVSDTWDLWKVLTDYLPRLREDIVSREGKVVIRPDSGDPVDIICGNPNGKTEQEKKGVIELLWDVFGGTTNTKGFKELVPQIGAIYGDSITVARATQICERLKEKGFASTNVVLGIGSFTYQYNTRDTFGFAMKATYGEVNGEGRAIFKDPITDDGTKKSAKGLMKIDLIDGKYHLTDNVSWEEEKQGELKEVFRDGKLLVEQSLNEIRTRVKSEVSIEA from the coding sequence ATGAACCCATTATTATTAACCGACGGTTACAAAGTTGACCACAGAAGACAATATCCAGACGGAACAACCTTAGTTTATTCTAACTGGACACCTCGTAAATCAAGAATTGAAGGTCTTGACGAAGTTGTATTTTTCGGATTACAGTATTTCATTAAAAAATATATCATTCACGATTTTGAAGAGTATTTCTTTAAAAAATCAAAAGAAGAAGTTGTTGCAAAATACGCTCGCAGAATCAATAATTATTTAGGCGAAAACCAGGTTGGAACTAAACATATCGAAGATTTACATGATTTAGGATACATTCCGATGGTGTTTAAAGCTTTGCCAGAAGGAGCAAGCGTTCCATTGAGAGTTCCAATGTTTACGATGTATAATACAATTCCGGAGTTTTTCTGGCTGACCAATTATTTCGAAACGTTGCTTTCAGCAGTAATCTGGCTTCCTTGTAACTCAGCAACAATTGCAAAAGAATACAGAAAAGTATTGGATAAATATGCAGGAGAAACTTCTTCTGTTCCGGAATTTGTAGACTGGCAGGCGCATGATTTCTCAATGAGAGGAATGGGCGGAATTGAAGCTGCGCTGACTTCTGCAGCCGGGCATTTATTAAGTTTCACAGGATCTGATACGATTCCGGCAATTGATTTCTTAGAAGAATATTATAAAGCCAATTCAGATCAGGAATTGGTTGCAGGTTCAGTTGCCGCTACAGAGCATTCTGTAATGTGTATGGGAACTACAGAAGGTGAGTATGAAACTTTCAAAAGATTAATTACAGAAGTTTATCCAAAAGGAATCGTTTCTATCGTTTCTGATACCTGGGATTTATGGAAAGTTTTAACCGATTATCTTCCAAGATTGAGAGAAGATATCGTTTCAAGAGAAGGGAAAGTGGTCATTCGTCCTGACAGCGGTGATCCGGTTGATATTATCTGCGGAAATCCAAACGGAAAAACAGAACAAGAAAAGAAAGGTGTTATCGAATTGCTTTGGGATGTTTTTGGCGGTACAACAAATACGAAAGGATTTAAAGAATTGGTTCCGCAAATCGGTGCTATTTATGGAGATAGTATCACCGTAGCCAGAGCGACTCAAATCTGCGAAAGACTAAAAGAAAAAGGTTTCGCTTCTACAAATGTTGTTCTTGGAATTGGTTCTTTCACATATCAATACAACACCAGAGATACTTTTGGTTTTGCGATGAAAGCAACTTACGGAGAAGTAAACGGAGAGGGAAGAGCTATCTTCAAAGACCCGATTACTGATGACGGAACGAAAAAATCTGCCAAAGGATTGATGAAAATCGATTTAATCGACGGGAAGTATCATTTAACTGATAATGTTTCTTGGGAAGAAGAAAAACAAGGTGAATTGAAAGAGGTTTTTAGAGATGGAAAACTTTTGGTTGAGCAATCGCTTAATGAAATCAGAACGAGAGTAAAAAGTGAAGTAAGCATAGAAGCTTAA
- a CDS encoding NADAR family protein, translating to MKYNIQDIASESKFLFFWGHQPNKDGKITKTCFSQWWLSSFKVEKVTYKTAEHWMMAKKAELFQDEEILEKILEADSPAEAKKLGREVRNYDDKLWLENRYEIVKQGNYHKFSQNKDLKTFLLNTKDRVLVEASPVDPIWGIGMASDHKDVLIPEKWKGLNLLGFALIEVRDELR from the coding sequence ATGAAATATAATATACAAGATATAGCTTCAGAAAGTAAGTTTTTATTTTTCTGGGGACATCAACCAAATAAAGACGGAAAAATTACCAAAACATGTTTTAGTCAATGGTGGTTAAGTTCTTTTAAAGTTGAAAAAGTAACCTACAAAACAGCCGAACACTGGATGATGGCTAAAAAAGCAGAATTGTTTCAGGACGAAGAAATCTTAGAAAAAATCCTTGAAGCCGATTCTCCAGCTGAAGCTAAAAAGTTAGGAAGAGAAGTTAGAAACTATGATGATAAACTGTGGTTAGAAAACAGATATGAAATTGTAAAACAAGGGAATTATCATAAGTTCAGTCAAAATAAAGATTTAAAAACATTTCTGTTAAATACAAAAGACAGGGTTTTGGTTGAAGCAAGTCCTGTTGATCCAATTTGGGGAATCGGAATGGCAAGCGATCATAAAGATGTTTTAATTCCTGAAAAATGGAAAGGCTTGAATCTTTTAGGTTTTGCTTTGATAGAAGTTAGAGATGAATTGAGATAA
- a CDS encoding O-acetyl-ADP-ribose deacetylase, with the protein MILELLKADITEIQVDAIVNAANTSLLGGGGVDGAIHRKGGKAILDECIQIRNKQGGCKTGEAVITTSGNLPSKYVIHTVGPVWNGDKEEKSKLLADCYKNSLKLAIQNGIKTIAFPNISTGIYHFPKDKAAEIAIQTVKDFEKKIEIEKVIFVCFDDENYNIYKSLL; encoded by the coding sequence ATGATTTTAGAATTATTAAAAGCAGACATAACAGAAATTCAAGTTGATGCAATAGTGAATGCTGCTAATACTTCCTTACTTGGCGGTGGAGGTGTTGATGGAGCAATTCATAGGAAAGGAGGAAAAGCGATTCTAGACGAATGTATCCAAATTAGAAATAAACAAGGAGGTTGTAAAACCGGAGAGGCTGTTATAACAACGTCAGGAAATCTGCCTTCTAAATATGTTATTCATACAGTCGGACCAGTTTGGAATGGTGACAAAGAAGAAAAATCAAAGTTGCTGGCTGATTGCTATAAAAATAGTTTGAAACTTGCTATTCAAAATGGAATAAAAACTATTGCTTTCCCTAATATTAGCACTGGAATTTATCATTTTCCAAAAGATAAAGCCGCCGAAATTGCAATACAAACAGTAAAAGATTTTGAAAAAAAGATTGAAATAGAAAAAGTAATATTTGTCTGTTTTGATGATGAAAATTACAATATTTACAAAAGCCTTTTGTAA
- a CDS encoding YicC/YloC family endoribonuclease has translation MIQSMTGFGKASLQLPTKKITVEVKSLNSKGLDLNVRMPSVYREMELGLRTQISTRLERGKIDFAIYVESTAEQTSTKVNVPVVKSYIAQLREVYADADETELMKMAVRMPDTLKTEREEIDENDWEQIQVIIDEALQNILSFRKDEGESLEKEFNLRIGNIRQLMNDTLALDPERVQAIKDRLQTAISELQVNVDENRFEQELIYYLEKLDITEEKVRLTNHLDYFLETLNGNEANGRKLGFITQEMGREINTMGSKSNHAQMQKLVVMMKDELEKIKEQVLNVL, from the coding sequence ATGATACAATCTATGACAGGGTTTGGCAAAGCTTCTTTGCAATTGCCTACAAAAAAAATTACCGTTGAAGTAAAATCTCTAAATAGTAAAGGTTTAGATTTAAACGTAAGAATGCCATCTGTTTACCGTGAAATGGAATTAGGTTTGAGAACTCAAATCTCGACCAGACTTGAAAGAGGAAAAATTGATTTTGCTATTTATGTAGAAAGTACAGCTGAACAAACCTCAACTAAAGTAAATGTTCCTGTTGTAAAAAGTTATATCGCCCAATTGAGAGAAGTATATGCTGATGCTGATGAAACTGAATTAATGAAAATGGCGGTTCGCATGCCTGATACATTAAAAACAGAACGCGAAGAAATCGATGAAAACGACTGGGAGCAGATTCAGGTTATCATTGATGAAGCATTACAAAACATTTTAAGCTTCAGAAAAGACGAAGGAGAATCTCTTGAAAAAGAATTTAACCTTAGAATAGGAAACATTCGTCAGTTAATGAACGATACTTTAGCACTTGATCCGGAACGTGTGCAAGCTATTAAAGATCGTTTACAAACTGCAATCTCAGAATTGCAGGTAAACGTTGATGAAAATCGTTTTGAACAGGAATTAATCTATTATCTTGAAAAACTAGATATTACTGAAGAAAAAGTACGTTTAACGAATCATTTAGATTATTTCTTAGAAACTTTAAACGGAAATGAAGCTAACGGTAGAAAACTTGGTTTTATTACTCAGGAAATGGGCCGTGAAATCAATACCATGGGTTCAAAATCTAATCATGCACAAATGCAGAAGCTTGTTGTAATGATGAAAGATGAATTAGAGAAGATTAAGGAACAGGTTTTGAATGTTTTATAA
- the nadD gene encoding nicotinate (nicotinamide) nucleotide adenylyltransferase yields the protein MKIGLYFGTYNPIHVGHLIIANHMAEYAGLDQIWMVVTPHNPLKKKATLLDDQQRLQMVFLATEDYPKIKPSDIEFKLPQPSYTVITLAHLQEKYPTHEFSLIMGEDNLKTLHKWRNYEVILENHDIYVYPRISDEPENVELKSHPKIHVIDAPIVEISSTFIRNNIKEGKNIQPLLPPKVWEYIDHNNFYKK from the coding sequence ATGAAAATAGGTCTTTACTTCGGGACATATAATCCCATTCATGTTGGTCATTTGATAATTGCCAATCATATGGCAGAATATGCTGGTTTAGATCAGATTTGGATGGTAGTTACGCCTCATAATCCGTTGAAGAAAAAAGCAACTTTATTAGACGATCAACAGCGTCTCCAAATGGTATTTCTGGCAACAGAAGATTATCCGAAAATAAAACCATCAGATATTGAGTTTAAATTACCTCAACCGAGTTATACGGTTATTACACTCGCTCATTTACAAGAGAAATATCCAACACATGAGTTTTCTTTAATTATGGGTGAAGACAACTTAAAAACGCTTCATAAATGGAGAAATTATGAAGTGATTCTGGAAAATCATGATATATATGTGTATCCGAGAATTTCTGACGAACCAGAAAATGTGGAATTAAAATCGCATCCAAAAATTCATGTAATTGATGCGCCAATTGTAGAAATTTCTTCAACTTTTATTCGGAACAATATTAAAGAAGGTAAAAATATTCAGCCTTTGTTACCGCCAAAAGTTTGGGAATATATTGATCATAATAATTTTTATAAGAAATAA
- a CDS encoding RNA 2'-phosphotransferase: MNEQTAKTVSKFLSLVLRHSPEKIGLKLDENGWADVEELILKCSQKGNKLDAVVLDYVVENNDKKRFAYNEDKTKIRASQGHSISVELDLPETEPSEYLYHGTVGEFMESIRKEGLKKMSRQHVHLSKDKETAVKVGSRRGIAQILTVRSGAMHRDGFKFYLSENNVWLTDEVPAKYIEF; the protein is encoded by the coding sequence ATGAATGAACAAACAGCAAAAACCGTAAGCAAATTTCTAAGTCTCGTACTTAGACATTCGCCGGAAAAAATCGGTTTAAAATTAGACGAAAATGGCTGGGCAGATGTAGAAGAATTGATTTTGAAATGCTCACAAAAAGGAAATAAATTAGACGCAGTTGTTTTAGACTACGTGGTAGAAAATAACGATAAAAAGCGTTTTGCTTATAACGAAGATAAAACCAAAATCCGTGCAAGTCAGGGACATTCGATTTCGGTTGAATTAGACTTACCTGAAACAGAACCTTCAGAATATTTATACCACGGAACAGTTGGGGAATTTATGGAAAGCATCAGAAAAGAAGGTTTAAAGAAAATGAGCCGTCAGCACGTGCATCTTTCAAAAGACAAAGAAACAGCAGTGAAAGTAGGAAGCCGTCGTGGAATTGCTCAAATCTTAACTGTTAGAAGCGGCGCCATGCATAGAGACGGATTCAAATTTTATTTGTCTGAAAACAATGTTTGGCTGACAGATGAAGTTCCGGCAAAGTATATCGAATTTTAA
- the gmk gene encoding guanylate kinase has translation MNKGKLIVFSAPSGSGKTTIVKHLLGQEDLNLEFSISAASRAPRGEEVNGKDYYFISLEEFKKHIKAEDFLEWEEVYRDNFYGTLKSEIERIWALGKNVIFDIDVAGGLRIKHKFPEQTLAVFVKPPSVDELKRRLKERSTESDDKINMRIAKASVELATAPQFDVIIKNYDLPVALEEAHQLVKDFVNK, from the coding sequence ATGAACAAAGGAAAATTAATTGTTTTTTCGGCACCGTCTGGATCTGGAAAAACAACTATCGTAAAGCATTTATTAGGACAAGAAGATTTAAATTTAGAATTTTCTATCTCTGCTGCTTCGCGTGCGCCTCGTGGTGAGGAAGTTAACGGAAAAGATTATTATTTTATTTCGTTAGAAGAATTCAAAAAACACATTAAAGCAGAAGATTTCCTGGAATGGGAAGAAGTTTACCGTGATAACTTCTATGGAACTTTAAAATCTGAAATTGAAAGAATCTGGGCTTTAGGAAAGAATGTCATTTTTGATATTGACGTTGCAGGCGGACTTCGTATTAAACATAAATTTCCAGAGCAAACTTTAGCTGTTTTTGTAAAACCGCCAAGTGTTGACGAACTTAAACGAAGATTAAAAGAACGTTCTACTGAAAGTGATGACAAAATCAATATGCGAATTGCTAAAGCTTCTGTAGAATTAGCAACAGCTCCTCAATTTGATGTGATTATCAAAAACTATGATTTACCAGTAGCTTTGGAAGAAGCGCATCAATTGGTTAAAGATTTCGTAAATAAATAA
- a CDS encoding arsenate reductase family protein, whose protein sequence is MNKIYYLSSCDTCRKIIKSLPENNLVFHDIKQDPITEAELEEMYQLSGSYEALFSKKAQLYKSLGLKDQSLTEADFKRYILEHYTFLSRPVFIIDGKIYIGNSQKNVTEVINALT, encoded by the coding sequence ATGAACAAAATATATTACCTCTCGTCTTGCGATACTTGTCGTAAAATCATCAAAAGCCTTCCTGAAAATAATTTGGTTTTTCACGATATTAAACAAGATCCAATTACCGAAGCCGAACTCGAAGAAATGTATCAACTTTCAGGAAGCTATGAAGCTCTTTTTAGCAAAAAAGCGCAATTATACAAATCATTGGGATTAAAAGATCAATCTCTGACTGAAGCTGATTTTAAAAGATATATTTTAGAACATTATACGTTTTTAAGCCGTCCGGTTTTTATTATTGATGGTAAAATTTACATCGGCAACAGCCAAAAAAATGTAACCGAAGTAATAAATGCTCTAACTTAA
- a CDS encoding ADP-ribosylation/crystallin J1, which produces METTRLYRPVGLKEMELIAESDYKSFPPRLEWQPIFYPVMNQQYADQIAFEWNTVDEFSGFIGIVTAFEVKTAFLDKYEIQNVGDKNHNELWIPSEELIDFNSNIVNGIEIVNVHFTDRSLVSENNELNEKLDSFRK; this is translated from the coding sequence ATGGAAACAACAAGATTATATCGCCCGGTTGGATTAAAAGAAATGGAATTAATCGCAGAGTCCGATTATAAATCATTTCCGCCAAGATTAGAATGGCAGCCTATTTTTTATCCGGTAATGAATCAGCAATATGCAGATCAAATTGCTTTTGAATGGAATACAGTTGATGAATTTTCAGGATTTATTGGAATTGTAACTGCTTTTGAAGTAAAAACTGCTTTTCTGGATAAATATGAAATTCAAAATGTTGGTGATAAGAACCATAATGAACTTTGGATTCCGTCAGAAGAATTAATTGATTTCAATTCCAATATAGTAAACGGAATTGAAATTGTAAATGTGCATTTTACAGATCGTTCTTTGGTAAGTGAAAACAATGAACTTAATGAGAAACTAGATAGTTTTCGAAAATGA
- a CDS encoding DinB family protein, translated as MSSVFETQKTIREILVKILDNHSLDQLNKIPEGYKNNLIWNVAHCVASQQVLVYKLSGLPMLVSDEFVGKYSKGTKPERDVTQEEVDEVKELLIKTLHQTQKDYENSVFKNYNEYKTSMGFDLRNVQEALDFVSYHEGIHTGIIMGIKKFI; from the coding sequence ATGAGTTCAGTTTTTGAAACACAGAAAACCATTAGAGAAATTTTGGTAAAGATTTTAGATAATCATTCATTAGACCAGTTAAATAAGATTCCGGAAGGATACAAGAATAATTTAATCTGGAATGTCGCACATTGTGTGGCTTCACAACAAGTTTTAGTTTATAAATTATCAGGTCTTCCAATGCTTGTTTCTGATGAATTTGTTGGGAAATATTCAAAAGGGACAAAACCTGAAAGAGATGTTACGCAGGAGGAAGTTGATGAGGTTAAAGAATTATTGATTAAGACTTTGCATCAAACTCAAAAGGATTATGAAAATAGTGTTTTTAAAAATTATAACGAATACAAAACCAGCATGGGCTTTGATTTGAGAAATGTTCAGGAAGCTTTAGATTTTGTTAGTTATCACGAAGGAATTCATACCGGAATTATAATGGGTATTAAGAAATTCATTTAA
- the prs gene encoding ribose-phosphate diphosphokinase, with protein MILNLDPKFAPIQDQEEIKFQSFTFSGGEPHIKINPDFDVNQKVTITHRLNSFNDLGLLCITVDALRRMDVKIIDLFIPYFPAARQDRVMIPGEPLSVKVYADIINAMQLNKVFVFDAHSEVTPALLNNSTVIPNYTFIKEVLSKIGQNVKLISPDGGALKKIYKVSEYLGGVEVVECSKSRDVKTGKLSGFKVYEEDLQGMDCLIVDDICDGGGTFVGLAEELKNKNAGKLYLAVSHGIFNKGFEVLNCFDGIFTTNSFKDFDGETVEVVKLKL; from the coding sequence ATGATACTAAATCTCGACCCAAAATTTGCTCCTATTCAAGATCAGGAAGAAATCAAATTTCAAAGTTTTACCTTTTCTGGAGGAGAACCACATATCAAAATTAATCCGGATTTTGATGTAAACCAGAAAGTAACAATTACACATAGATTAAATTCTTTCAATGATTTGGGATTATTGTGTATCACAGTAGATGCGTTACGCAGAATGGACGTTAAGATTATCGATCTTTTTATTCCGTATTTTCCAGCTGCGAGACAAGATCGTGTTATGATTCCCGGTGAGCCATTATCTGTAAAAGTATATGCTGATATTATCAATGCCATGCAATTGAATAAAGTATTTGTTTTTGATGCTCACTCTGAAGTAACTCCGGCTTTGTTGAATAATAGTACAGTGATTCCGAACTATACTTTTATCAAAGAAGTGCTTAGTAAAATTGGCCAAAACGTAAAACTGATTTCTCCAGACGGCGGCGCTTTGAAGAAAATCTACAAAGTTTCTGAATATTTAGGCGGAGTTGAAGTTGTAGAATGCAGTAAAAGCCGAGATGTAAAAACAGGAAAACTATCTGGTTTTAAAGTTTATGAAGAGGATTTGCAGGGAATGGATTGTTTAATTGTAGATGATATCTGCGACGGCGGCGGAACCTTCGTTGGTTTAGCAGAAGAACTAAAAAATAAAAATGCCGGAAAACTTTACTTAGCCGTAAGCCACGGAATTTTTAATAAAGGTTTCGAAGTTTTAAATTGCTTTGACGGCATTTTTACAACAAACTCTTTTAAAGATTTTGATGGTGAAACGGTTGAGGTTGTAAAATTAAAATTATGA